The DNA region CGTGATCGGCTTCACCGGGTCGGAAAGCGCGGCGTCGGGGTACTTCTTTTCGAGCCGCCAGCGGTTGATGACGTCGCGATACGGGGCCGCATCGGCCGATGTCAGGTCGGTGGTCTGATTGGTGAAGAAACCAACGCGGAAATCATCCAGCCGTGGTTTGAAGCCCGCATCCGGCAACTCCAGAAACGAATGCTGCACGAGGATCGCGACCGAACGCGAATCGGTGATATCGGCGCTGCCGTATCGCAGCGGCTTCGGGTTATCGAACACGTATTCGACCCGAATATCCGTATTTTCGGGATACGAACGGTAATCGGCGATCTGGGTCTTGCTGTCGGACAGTTCGCCCAGTGCAAAATTGGCCCCCGGCTTGTCATCGGGCGATTGCCACGGTGTGATCTGATGGAGCGCCTGCCCTTTGAGCAGCGCGTCGGCCGAAATCAGGATCCGGGTGCCGTCTTCGGATTCCGCTGCGATTTTGACGCTGCCGATCGGCGCGCGCGCAATATTGGCATCGGCCGCGCGCGACAGTGCATTGTCTGGATCGAAATAGTAGCTGGTGTTGACCGCCTCGACCTCGATGCGGTTGAATTTCCGGTTGAGCACGATGATTCGATTGTCCCGGAAATTACCCCGGAAGTGGCCGGTCTCAGCCGGGCCGTTTTCGGTGTAGGTGAAATAGATGAATTCACGGCCGATCTGTTCGGCGGCGATCTCCATAAAGACCTCGCCGGTCTTCAAATCGCGATAGAGCGGGAACAGGCCTTCAGACTTCTGAAATTCTTTGACGAATTCGCCCAAAGCTTTGGGCTTTTCAGTTTCAGCGGGCGCTTCGACCTTGGCCTTGCCGTTGTCCTTAGCCTTGTCGCGGTCCTTGGCATTCGCGCCCGATGCGGCGATCAGCGCCGCACCCAGAAAAAGTCCCCATTTCTTCATGTTGTCCCCCATCACAAGTCAAGGACGCAACAGTCACCGCATGGCGCCGGTATTGGCAAGCGCCTTATAATGTCGTTCGCAGATTGGTGTTGGGCTTTGGACGCTTGGTCGACGCTGGCGGTGCGATCACCAGCAGTGGCTATCCACCATCGGCACCATGAGCCGATCAAGCACCGCCGCCAGCGTGGCCGGCAATGCCGCCGCCCGGACTGATAGTCGTTGCCTTTCTGAGGCGCATTCTGGCGGAGCCTTGAAGTGGCTGCGCCAGACCGATCAGGCGCAGCAGAGGGCAACCGATATCGATCGGGTGGTTTGCAGAAACGTGGGCACGCCAAGGTCATCGAGAGCGATATGCCCGCCCGCTTTGGACCGAACCTAGCGTAGTTTGACCGACCACCCAAAATGCTAATGCGAATGATTCTTATTGACCTCATCCCTCGCGTCTCATAGCGAGCGGCGGCGACAAAGTTCACACACTTTGTTGATGCGCCGGAGATGATGTGAAGCGTTCCACCATCAAGATTTGGTTTCTCGTCCACAAGTGGTCGAGCCTCGTCTCAACTCTGTTCTTACTGATGCTATGCGTCACCGGCCTGCCGCTGATCTTCCATGACGAGATCGACGCACTGCTGGGTGAGGATTACGAAGCGCGGCTGGTGGGAGCGCCGTCGTCGCAGGCGGGTCTGCCGCTCAATACGATGCTCGCCAAGGCGCTCGGTCAGCGTCCCAATGAGGTCCCGCTGTTCATGGCGTTCAGCAATGAAAGCCCGCTACTGACCGTCACCACCGGCCCGCGCGCAGATGCTGCGGAAAGCGAGATGACGCTCCTTTTCCTCGACCGCGCGACTGGCGAGGTGATCGGGCCCGCGCCGAGCGGCGGCGTCATGGATTTTGTCCTCAGCCTTCACGTCGATTTGTTCCTCGGACTTCCCGGGATGCTATTCCTTGGTGCGATGGGCTTGCTCTTCGTGATCGCGCTGGTTTCGGGCGTAGTGCTCTATGCGCCCTTCATGCGCCGGCTTGCATTCGGCACGCTGCGCACGGCCCGTAGCCCGAGGGTGCGGCGGCTCGATCAGCACAACCTCGTCGGCGTCGTCACGCTGGGCTGGGCTCTGGTGGTCGGCTTGACGGGTGTGATCAACACGCTAGCCGACCCGCTGACGGCGCAATGGCAGTCCGGCGAGCTCGCAGAAATGACCGCGCGCTATCAGGGTGCGGCTCCGCTGGCTCCGGCAGAATACGGCTCGCTGGATGCGGCGATGACCGCTGCGCAGAGCGCGCTTCCGGGCCGTGCGCCGCAGTTCATCGGGTTTCCGGGAGGCGCGTTCAGCACGGGGCACCATTATGCGGTGTTCTTCCAAGGGGACAGGCCCGCGACACAGTTCCTGCTCACCCCGGCTCTAATTGACGCACGCGAAGGCACCCTCACCGACACGCGCGAGATGCCTGCCATCAACCAGGCGCTGATGCTCTCGAAGCCTCTGCATTTCGGCGACTACGGCGGACTGCCGCTCAAGCTGCTGTGGGCGCTGCTCGACCTCGCCGCGATCTGGGTCCTGTGGACCGGCATCCTCCTATGGCTGCGGCGTGAGCCCGGCCGTATCGACCGGCGCATCGACGAGATCGCAGGCGGCGCGGCGGCAGGTGCGAGCGCGTGAAGCATCTTTCCTCGCTCCGCACCGCGCGCCGCAGTCTTGCTCGGGTCTTCGCCATGCCGCTGGTGCTGCTGGTCGCCAGCCTGTTCGGGCTGATCCTCGGCCTCCTCGGAGACGGCGTACCCGACCTTGCAGCCTCTGCACTCCTGTCCGTCCCGCTCCTTGCCATCGCCGTCGCGTGGCACCGGCGCGGGTGACCTCCCCTCCCCCATCACAACCATAGCATTCGGAACCGAAACGATGATCAAGACCCGCTACCTGCTGTCCGCCTCGCTCATCACCGCCGTGATTGCGGCCCCCGCCGCGGCGCAGGAGCAGCAGGACAGCGCGGCGATCGTCGTCACCGCCCAGCGCAATAATGCGACACAGGTCATCAACGGCGGCGAGGCCGGGGTGTTCGGCCCGATGCCGGCCGAGGACCTGCCCTTCTCGATCCGCACCTTCGACGAGACGCTGATCTACAACCAGCAGCCGCTGACGCTCGGCGAGGTGCTCGACAACGACCCGACCGTGCGCACCACCTACGGTTTCGGCAATGCCGCTGAGCAGTTCGTGATCCGAGGGTTTGCGCTGTTCGGTGATGATGTCGGCGTGAACGGCCTCTATGGCATCGCGCCGCGCCAGCTGATCGCGCCGGAATTGTTCGAGCAGGTCGAGGTATTGAACGGCGCGAGCGCCTTCATCAACGGCGCTGCGCCCGGTGGCTCAAGCCTTGGCGGCAGCGTCAACCTCGGCCTCAAGCGCGCGGGCTCCCGCGACGTGACCCGCGCCACTATCGGCATCGTCGGCGATGCGCATCTCGGCGGCAGCTTCGATGTGTCGCGCCGCTTCGGGGCGAACGACCAGTGGGGCCTGCGCGTCAACGGTGCCTATCGTGACGGCGAGGTGACAATCGACCGCGAGGATCGCCGCACGCAGGTGCTGGGTGCGGCGCTCGACTACGACGGCGGCGCCTTGCGCGCGGCGCTCGACATTGCGTATCAAGAAGTGCGGGTCGATGGCCTACGGCCGAAGGTCACGATCACCAGCTTCATCCCGCGCCTGCCGGACAGCAATGCCAACTACGCGCAGGATTACACCTTTACCGAACTGCGCGACATCTTCGGCACGCTCAGCCTTGAATACGACCTATCGGAGAGCGCCATGCTCTACGCCCGGGCCGGGCTGCGCGACGGGCGCGAGGACGGGATCTACGGCGGGATCACTGCACTGAACGAAGCGACAGGCGATGCCAACGGCAACGCACTCTTCGTTCCGCGCACGGACAATAACGAGGCGATCGAAGCGGGCTTCCGCGGGCGCTTCGGCCTCGGAAGCACGAGCCATGAGCTGAACCTTGGCGGCAACATCAACTGGCAGGTCAACCGCAACGCCTACGACTTCCTTTACGGACCGGGGTTCGCCGGGTTCGCCACCAATCTCTACAACACGCCGCAGCTTCCGATCCCGGGTTCGACCCTTGTCGGCGGCGATCTCGACGATCCGTTCCCGATCGCGAAGAACCGCCTGTCGAGCCTGTTCGTCTCGGACACCGTGGGCCTGCTGGGTGACAAGGTGCTGGTGACCGGCGGGGCGCGCTACCAGGAGATCCGCATCGAGAGCTTCAGCTATTTTGGCGGCGGCCTCGATTCTGTCTACAACGAGAGCCGCTGGACCCCGGTGGCTGGCATCGTGGTCAAGCCCGCCGAAGGGTTCTCGCTCTACGGCAACTACATTGAGGCCTTACAACAGGGCCCGACCGCGCCGATCGACCCGGCGCTCGCCAACCCGGGCGAAGTGCTCGCGCCCCGCGTGTCCGAGCAGTTCGAGATCGGCGCCAAATATGCCATCGGCCGGATGTTCGCGAGCCTTGCGCTTTACCAGATCGAGCGGCCGGGCGAAGGCGTCCTTACCGGGAGCGGACAGCCGGTGTTCGGCTATGTCGGCAACCAGCGCCACCAGGGGATCGAGGCTACGCTGAACGGCGAGATTGTGCCGGGCCTGCGGCTGATCACCGGCGTCGCGCTCAACGACGCTGAGCTCGACAATGGACGTGAGGTGGTCGGCGTGCCCGAGCTCACCTTCAACGCCAATGTCGAATGGGACCTGTCCTTTGTCCCGGGCTTCACGCTCACCGGGCGCGTCACCCACACCGGTGAGCAATTCGCCGACGCTGCCAACACACTGACCCTTGATGACTGGACAACGGTCGATCTCGGCGCGCGATATGTCTTTGCCGCGGGCGACGCGCCGGTGACTCTGCGTGTCACGGTGGACAACGTCTTCGACGACGCGTTCTGGGCATCTTCCTTCGACGTGTTCACGCCGGCGCTGCTGCAAGGCATGCCGCGCACAGTCCGGGCATCGGCATCGATCGCCTTCTGACAATTTGCCGAGGGGCGGCTTTGCGCCTGAGTTGCTGCTTCTCATGCACTTGGTTCGAGGCAATTCGAGCTAACAAGCGCATCCGACCCTTTGGCGGGGACCAAACCTGATCATAGTCAGCCCGCGTTCAGCGCCATTATTCGAACGTCTTGCCCGAGTTCAAGGATAGGGGTGTCATGCCGTGATCCGCGTCGTTGTTGCGTCAACTTTGCTCATCGCCGCCCCTTTCAGCGTAGCTGCCCAGGATAAGGCAGGCACCGAACTGAGTGTCGGTTCAATTTCGGTAAGGCCTGATACCGTTCGGAATTCGCCAACCATCGAAATTGACGTTGTGCTTGTGATCGGGGCCGATAACGCCCGCCATTATCGCATGGATCAACGTGTGACGGATCGGCAGGGCTCCGCAACAATGGTTTCGGCAGACAGCAGAACTTGTCCTGCGATGATGGCGCAAATGGCGAAGGTAGAGGACCTCCCCATGCCGACCTTTGTCGCGCCGGGTTCGAAGCGGGGACAAAACGCCCAAATGATCATGCATCCAACCACCTACACGCTTGCGATGGGCGGGTATGAGAGCGTGTCAAACTCGACTGCGCGCGTCGAGGTCAGCGCGTCATCTGGCAGCCCGCTCGCTCGGTGGGCTGACGAGATGCTCGCAGCGCTCAAACCTTGCTGGAGCGATCCGATATGAACAGACTGATTTTCTGCCCGTCAATCTTTTCGTCGCGTCAGGCGAATTTCCTTCGCTGATGGCTCGGGGCCAGGGCACAAAACCCAAAGCTAGGAATGTCCGGCGCTACGGTTTCTCCGTTGTCACTTGCCGTTCAATTGCTGACCCTGTGGCAGTCATTGGTGCACGGTGGCAGTTTCACTGACATGCGAAATTGGGATTTCTTGGTTCTCTTGGGCTTGGCGCTTCAGCCCGCAATGCTCTCAGCGCTAACGGAAGATCCCGTTTCCACGCCGACCGAGCAGCAGCTTCGCGGCCTTGATGAGAGCGAAGCTGCTACGCTCATTTCAAAACTTAAGGACGCTCAAGGCAAGCTTAGAGCCGGGGAGTTTCAGTCATTCCAGCTCATTTCGGGATCAATTGCAGCCTACGAAATGACCAAGGTTTCGCCTCGAGATGCATTTTTGCAAGTATCGTTCGAAGAGGTATGGGAAATCGAACGAATCCCCACCGACAATCGGTTGTGGCAGCCCTTCAAACTGGCTTACGCACCTGATGGGCTCGGTCAGCTTTATTGGGACATCGAGGTTGTGCTGGGCGCTAACGGGCAGATTGAACGGGTGATGATGATTTACAAACCGCCAGCGCCATTCTGATGTTCTCAATCTAGTCATAGAAGTTCGGCTCACGCCGAAAGCAGCCGATCGAATGGTCGTTAACAATGCCTACAGCCTGCATCCAGGCGTAAACGATAGTCGGTCCGACGAACTTGAAGCCCCGCCGCTTCATCTCCTTCGAGATAGTCTCAGATAGCGGAGACTTGGCGATCCACTCGCGACCGGGATTTTTGATCGGCTTGCCGTCCGTGAATGACCAGCAGAACTCTGCAAAGCTCTCGCCGCGTTCAGCCATCTCGCAATAGATTTGAGCACCCGCGATCGTTGCGCGGATCTTGGCCTGGGCGCGAACGATACCGGGGTCCGACATCAGCCGCGCCACATCCGTTTCAGTGAATGCGGCGACCTTCATCGGATCGAAGTTCGCGAACGCCTTGCGGAATGCTGCGCGCTTGCGAAGGATGATGATCCAGGCAAGTCCGGCCTGGAACCCTTCGAGCATCAACATCTCCCAGAGCATACGAGGGTCATGCTGGGGCACGCCCCACTCCTCGTCATGATAGGCGCGCATCAGCGCATCGTTCTCGGCCCAAGAGCAGCGTTGGTGTCCGTCGGTCATACGTCCATCCTAGCCGATGGATCAGGGAGAGGGGAGGCCATCGGGGTTCGACAAAGAAACTGCGAAGGGCAAACGCTTCAGTTTTGACCGATCGCCTGGCGCGACATCGGCTCGCGCGTACCAAGAAAGGGCGATGGCCGACCCCAAAGATACCCCTGACCAACGCCGCACCCCAGTTCGATCAAGATGTCGCGCTGCACCAGCGTTTCCACCCCCTCGGCGACAAGCTCTAGGCCCAAATCTTTGGCAAGATAGGCAATGCCTCCCACGATCGCGCGGCTATGGGCGCTGTTTGGCAAATCGATGACAAACGACTTGTCGATCTTCAGCTTATCGACCGGGAAGTCCTTGAGAGTGGAGAACGAGGCATAACCGGTGCCGAAATCATCGAAAGCAAGCCGGACGCCTGCTTCCTGAAGGGCGCGAAGCTCCGATAATGACCGTGTATCCTGGCGCAGCATGACCGTTTCGGTCAGCTCCAGTTCGAGATCGGACGGGAGCAGCCCATGATGATCCAGGATATCGATGACCGAGCGTTCGATACCCGCGCTGCGAAGCTGGATCGCAAACAGATTGACGCTGATCGATCCAAGCGAAATGCCGCTCCTGCGAGCGCGCACCAGTTGCGCGCAGGCCTCGTTCATCACCCAGCGACCGACATCGGCAGCAACCGCGTGCTTTTCGAGCGTTTCGAGAAAGATGCTGGGGGTGATCAGGCCTCTGGTAGGATGGACCCAGCGCAAAAGCGCTTCGGCGCCGGCCAGCGTGTCGTCAGCCATATTGACCTGCGACTGGTAAAACAGCTGCCACTCACGGCCGATCGTCGCCTGCCGGACTTCGTCGCGGAAGGCTCGCTGCGCAAGGAGCCTGTTTTCAAGGCCGAGATCGAAGAGCTTGACGATCCCGCCGGCATCC from uncultured Erythrobacter sp. includes:
- a CDS encoding PepSY-associated TM helix domain-containing protein, whose product is MKRSTIKIWFLVHKWSSLVSTLFLLMLCVTGLPLIFHDEIDALLGEDYEARLVGAPSSQAGLPLNTMLAKALGQRPNEVPLFMAFSNESPLLTVTTGPRADAAESEMTLLFLDRATGEVIGPAPSGGVMDFVLSLHVDLFLGLPGMLFLGAMGLLFVIALVSGVVLYAPFMRRLAFGTLRTARSPRVRRLDQHNLVGVVTLGWALVVGLTGVINTLADPLTAQWQSGELAEMTARYQGAAPLAPAEYGSLDAAMTAAQSALPGRAPQFIGFPGGAFSTGHHYAVFFQGDRPATQFLLTPALIDAREGTLTDTREMPAINQALMLSKPLHFGDYGGLPLKLLWALLDLAAIWVLWTGILLWLRREPGRIDRRIDEIAGGAAAGASA
- a CDS encoding TonB-dependent receptor, which codes for MIKTRYLLSASLITAVIAAPAAAQEQQDSAAIVVTAQRNNATQVINGGEAGVFGPMPAEDLPFSIRTFDETLIYNQQPLTLGEVLDNDPTVRTTYGFGNAAEQFVIRGFALFGDDVGVNGLYGIAPRQLIAPELFEQVEVLNGASAFINGAAPGGSSLGGSVNLGLKRAGSRDVTRATIGIVGDAHLGGSFDVSRRFGANDQWGLRVNGAYRDGEVTIDREDRRTQVLGAALDYDGGALRAALDIAYQEVRVDGLRPKVTITSFIPRLPDSNANYAQDYTFTELRDIFGTLSLEYDLSESAMLYARAGLRDGREDGIYGGITALNEATGDANGNALFVPRTDNNEAIEAGFRGRFGLGSTSHELNLGGNINWQVNRNAYDFLYGPGFAGFATNLYNTPQLPIPGSTLVGGDLDDPFPIAKNRLSSLFVSDTVGLLGDKVLVTGGARYQEIRIESFSYFGGGLDSVYNESRWTPVAGIVVKPAEGFSLYGNYIEALQQGPTAPIDPALANPGEVLAPRVSEQFEIGAKYAIGRMFASLALYQIERPGEGVLTGSGQPVFGYVGNQRHQGIEATLNGEIVPGLRLITGVALNDAELDNGREVVGVPELTFNANVEWDLSFVPGFTLTGRVTHTGEQFADAANTLTLDDWTTVDLGARYVFAAGDAPVTLRVTVDNVFDDAFWASSFDVFTPALLQGMPRTVRASASIAF
- a CDS encoding DNA-3-methyladenine glycosylase I; this encodes MTDGHQRCSWAENDALMRAYHDEEWGVPQHDPRMLWEMLMLEGFQAGLAWIIILRKRAAFRKAFANFDPMKVAAFTETDVARLMSDPGIVRAQAKIRATIAGAQIYCEMAERGESFAEFCWSFTDGKPIKNPGREWIAKSPLSETISKEMKRRGFKFVGPTIVYAWMQAVGIVNDHSIGCFRREPNFYD